A section of the Methanocaldococcus sp. FS406-22 genome encodes:
- a CDS encoding winged helix-turn-helix domain-containing protein — MECISKREKIKELIKNGKINDVLQLVEEDTSLLEEIYSYLESDDIQLKIACLTILGNLYLRGKVQITLLIKCLENVLLEDDTDTILNALLILKEIPEVYQEDVLKRIILKYIGKYVKDCEYDEKDKNTLPNIKRDKIMIIFEILKAIKDKELKKTKIMYAANLDWKTFRNYIGYLLDNEFIKKTDGTYTLTPKGELLLEKIEEVFRLIYPDK; from the coding sequence ATGGAATGTATTTCAAAAAGGGAAAAAATTAAAGAGTTAATTAAAAATGGTAAAATAAATGACGTTTTACAACTCGTTGAAGAAGACACGTCATTGTTAGAGGAAATTTATAGTTATTTAGAATCTGACGATATCCAGTTAAAGATAGCTTGTCTAACTATTTTAGGAAATTTATATCTAAGAGGAAAGGTTCAAATTACTTTATTAATTAAATGTCTAGAGAATGTGCTTTTAGAAGATGACACGGATACTATTTTAAATGCTCTTTTAATTCTAAAAGAAATTCCTGAAGTATATCAAGAAGATGTATTGAAAAGAATAATATTGAAATATATTGGAAAGTATGTAAAAGATTGTGAGTATGATGAGAAAGATAAAAACACTCTACCAAATATAAAACGAGACAAAATAATGATAATATTTGAAATCTTAAAGGCAATAAAGGATAAAGAATTAAAAAAGACAAAGATAATGTATGCTGCAAATTTGGATTGGAAAACATTTCGCAATTATATAGGATATTTGTTAGATAATGAATTTATCAAAAAAACAGATGGAACTTATACATTAACACCTAAGGGTGAATTGTTGTTGGAGAAAATTGAAGAAGTTTTTAGATTAATTTATCCCGATAAATAA
- a CDS encoding aspartate kinase, which yields MVTVMKFGGTSVGSGERIRHVAKIVVNRKKEDDVVVVVSAMSEVTNALVDISQQALDVRDIAKVGDFIKFIKEKHYKAIEEAIKSEEIKEEVKKIIDSRIEELEKVLIGVAYLGELTPKSRDYILSFGERLSSPILSGAIRDLGEKSIALEGGEAGIITDNNFGSARVKRLEVKERLLPLLKEGIIPVVTGFIGTTEEGYITTLGRGGSDYSAALIGYGLDANIIEIWTDVSGVYTTDPRLVPTAKRIPKLSYIEAMELAYFGAKVLHPRTIEPAMEKGIPILVKNTFEPENEGTLITNDMEMSDSIVKAISTIKNVALINIFGAGMVGVSGTAARIFKALGEEDVNVILISQGSSETNISLVVSEEDVDKALKALKREFGDFGKKSFLNNNLIRDVSIDKDVCVISVVGAGMRGAKGIAGKIFTVVSESGANIKMIAQGSSEVNISFVIDEKDLLNCVRKLHEKFIEKTNN from the coding sequence ATGGTAACTGTAATGAAGTTTGGAGGAACTTCTGTTGGTTCTGGAGAAAGAATTAGGCATGTTGCAAAGATAGTAGTGAATAGAAAAAAAGAGGATGATGTTGTTGTTGTAGTTTCAGCGATGAGTGAGGTAACAAATGCTTTAGTAGATATTTCCCAACAGGCATTAGATGTTAGAGATATAGCAAAGGTAGGAGATTTTATAAAATTCATCAAAGAGAAACACTATAAAGCTATAGAAGAAGCTATAAAATCTGAAGAAATTAAAGAAGAAGTTAAAAAAATAATTGACAGCAGAATTGAAGAATTAGAGAAAGTTTTAATTGGTGTTGCTTATTTAGGAGAGCTAACACCAAAATCAAGAGACTACATCTTATCATTTGGAGAGAGGTTGTCTTCCCCAATATTAAGTGGAGCTATTAGAGATTTGGGAGAAAAATCTATTGCCTTAGAAGGAGGAGAGGCAGGGATAATAACAGATAATAACTTTGGTAGTGCAAGAGTTAAAAGATTAGAGGTTAAAGAAAGATTGTTACCATTATTAAAAGAAGGGATTATTCCAGTAGTTACTGGCTTTATAGGAACCACTGAAGAGGGCTATATAACAACCTTAGGTAGAGGAGGAAGTGATTACTCAGCCGCTTTAATTGGTTATGGTTTGGATGCCAATATTATTGAGATTTGGACTGATGTTTCTGGAGTTTATACAACAGACCCAAGATTAGTGCCAACAGCCAAGAGAATTCCAAAACTTAGCTATATAGAGGCAATGGAATTGGCATACTTTGGAGCTAAGGTTTTACATCCAAGAACTATAGAGCCAGCTATGGAAAAGGGCATTCCAATATTGGTAAAAAACACATTTGAGCCAGAAAATGAAGGAACTTTAATAACCAACGATATGGAAATGAGTGATAGCATTGTTAAAGCAATATCTACAATAAAAAATGTTGCTTTAATAAACATATTTGGGGCTGGAATGGTTGGAGTTAGCGGAACAGCGGCAAGAATATTCAAAGCCTTAGGAGAAGAGGATGTTAATGTAATCTTAATAAGTCAGGGTTCCTCTGAAACAAATATATCCCTTGTTGTTAGTGAGGAAGATGTTGATAAAGCATTAAAAGCATTAAAGAGAGAGTTTGGAGATTTTGGAAAGAAGAGTTTTTTAAACAATAACTTAATTAGGGATGTGAGTATAGATAAAGATGTTTGTGTTATTTCAGTTGTAGGGGCTGGAATGAGAGGGGCTAAAGGCATAGCTGGGAAGATATTTACAGTAGTATCTGAAAGTGGGGCAAATATAAAGATGATAGCTCAGGGTTCTTCTGAGGTAAATATATCCTTTGTTATTGATGAGAAGGATTTGCTAAACTGTGTAAGGAAGTTACATGAGAAGTTTATTGAAAAAACTAACAACTAA
- a CDS encoding TIGR00289 family protein, which produces MRVAVLYSGGKDSNYALYWALKEGFDVKYLVNVESENKESYMFHIPNVHLTELSAEAVGIPLIKLYTKGEKEKEVEDLKKGLEKLDVDGIVTGAVASVYQKSRIDRVCEELGLKSFAPLWHKDPEWILRTVSELFDVRIVGVYAYGLGKEWLGKRITKENIDKLLNICEKYGIHKAFEGGEAETFVFDSPVFKKRIEVVDAEIEWHETWGIYHIKKARLVDKE; this is translated from the coding sequence ATGAGAGTCGCTGTTTTGTATTCTGGAGGGAAAGATTCAAACTATGCATTATATTGGGCATTAAAAGAGGGGTTTGATGTAAAATACCTTGTAAATGTTGAGAGTGAGAACAAAGAAAGTTATATGTTTCACATCCCAAATGTCCATTTAACCGAGTTGAGTGCTGAGGCAGTTGGCATCCCTTTAATAAAACTATACACAAAAGGAGAAAAAGAGAAAGAAGTTGAAGATTTAAAAAAAGGACTCGAAAAATTGGATGTTGATGGGATTGTAACAGGAGCTGTGGCAAGCGTTTATCAAAAATCAAGAATTGACAGAGTTTGTGAGGAACTGGGATTAAAATCCTTTGCCCCACTATGGCACAAAGACCCAGAGTGGATTTTAAGAACTGTGAGTGAGCTTTTTGATGTGAGAATTGTTGGGGTCTATGCCTATGGATTAGGTAAAGAATGGTTAGGAAAAAGAATAACCAAAGAAAATATTGACAAATTATTAAACATCTGTGAAAAGTATGGAATACACAAGGCATTTGAAGGTGGAGAAGCTGAAACATTCGTTTTTGATTCTCCAGTGTTTAAAAAGAGGATAGAGGTTGTTGATGCTGAAATAGAATGGCACGAGACTTGGGGAATTTACCATATAAAGAAGGCAAGATTAGTTGATAAAGAATAA
- the ftsY gene encoding signal recognition particle-docking protein FtsY — MFGKLKEKLLQTASKITEKIYSKGDAEEVKEKPEISITNLFKKESKKEELKKEKTEAEIVKTEIPKKVEEAKEEVKEIKEEKEEKKISFFDRFTLTRAIKKVLKKEVVILEEDIEDVLEELEIELLEADVALEVVEKLIENIKKELVGRKISPDDNVEEITINAVKNAIKNILSQEKIDIEEIIKKNKAQGKPTVIVFVGINGTGKTTTIAKLAYKLKQKGYSVVLAAGDTFRAGAIEQLEQHAKNIGVKVIKHKQGADSAAVIYDAIQHAKARGIDVVLADTAGRQATNINLMEEIKKVVRVTKPDLVIFVGDALTGNDAVCQAEEFNNAVNIDGIILTKVDADAKGGAALSIGYAIGKPILYLGVGQRYSDLIEFDADWMVKKLFGEEEFEFSTEREF, encoded by the coding sequence ATGTTTGGAAAATTAAAAGAAAAACTTCTGCAAACTGCCTCAAAGATTACCGAAAAAATATATAGCAAAGGAGACGCTGAAGAAGTTAAAGAAAAACCAGAAATATCCATTACAAATTTATTTAAGAAAGAATCTAAAAAAGAAGAACTTAAAAAAGAAAAAACAGAAGCAGAAATTGTAAAAACAGAAATTCCTAAAAAAGTAGAAGAAGCTAAAGAAGAAGTTAAAGAAATCAAAGAAGAAAAAGAAGAGAAAAAAATAAGTTTCTTCGATAGATTTACCTTAACAAGGGCTATTAAGAAAGTTCTTAAAAAAGAAGTTGTTATCTTAGAAGAAGATATAGAAGATGTGTTAGAAGAGTTGGAGATAGAGCTTTTAGAGGCAGATGTTGCCTTAGAAGTTGTAGAAAAGTTGATTGAGAATATCAAAAAAGAATTAGTTGGAAGAAAGATTTCCCCAGATGACAATGTAGAAGAGATTACAATAAATGCTGTAAAAAATGCTATAAAAAATATCCTATCTCAGGAGAAAATTGATATTGAAGAGATAATCAAAAAGAACAAAGCTCAAGGAAAACCAACAGTTATCGTATTTGTTGGAATTAACGGAACAGGAAAAACTACCACTATAGCTAAATTGGCTTATAAATTAAAGCAAAAAGGATATAGTGTTGTTTTAGCTGCTGGAGACACTTTCAGAGCTGGAGCTATTGAGCAGTTAGAGCAGCATGCTAAAAACATTGGAGTTAAAGTAATAAAGCATAAGCAGGGGGCTGATTCTGCTGCTGTTATTTACGATGCTATACAGCATGCCAAAGCAAGAGGAATTGATGTTGTTTTGGCTGATACAGCAGGAAGACAGGCAACTAACATCAACTTAATGGAAGAGATTAAGAAGGTTGTTAGAGTTACAAAGCCAGATTTAGTTATATTCGTTGGAGATGCACTAACTGGAAATGATGCTGTATGTCAGGCAGAGGAGTTTAACAATGCAGTAAATATTGATGGGATTATATTAACAAAAGTAGATGCTGACGCTAAGGGAGGAGCCGCCCTCTCTATTGGATATGCAATTGGAAAACCAATCCTGTATTTGGGTGTGGGGCAGAGATATTCAGATTTAATTGAGTTTGATGCTGACTGGATGGTTAAAAAGCTGTTTGGAGAGGAAGAGTTTGAATTCTCAACCGAAAGGGAGTTTTAA
- a CDS encoding ferrous iron transport protein A has translation MYPLAFAKEGQKVVIKGINAGYGAVQRLSSMGLNIGAKLTVVRNQNGPVIISTKGSNIAIGRGLAMKIMVEDCRDEGDDEKL, from the coding sequence ATGTATCCATTAGCGTTTGCAAAAGAAGGGCAGAAAGTAGTTATAAAAGGAATTAATGCAGGTTATGGAGCTGTACAGAGATTATCAAGTATGGGTTTAAATATTGGAGCTAAATTAACAGTTGTAAGAAACCAAAACGGCCCAGTGATTATATCTACTAAGGGAAGCAATATAGCAATAGGGAGAGGTTTAGCGATGAAAATAATGGTAGAGGATTGTAGAGACGAGGGAGATGATGAAAAGCTATGA
- the feoB gene encoding ferrous iron transport protein B produces MKSYEIALIGNPNVGKSTIFNALTGENVYIGNWAGVTVEKKEGEFEYNGEKFKVVDLPGVYSLTANSIDEIIARDYIINEKPDLVVNIVDATALERNLYLTLQLMEMGANLLLALNKMDLAKSLGIEIDVDKLEKILGVKVVPLSAVKKIGIEDLKKAISTAVKDKKIAEIKYPNFEPYIKKITSILQKDDNLKNYNLRYLAIKLLENDKYVEEIVKNSKVWNELKPVLDNIIKELSKKYGEAELGIVEERYKVIDKIVKEVVKRRAGKLTTTEMLDDVLTDEKVGTLLIIPFLWMLFKFTFDVSKPFSAMIEYFFGFLSEIIKSSISNKFIASLLADGVISGVGAVLVFFPILAFLFFAISFLEDSGYMARIPFITDRIMNKFGLPGKAVIPLVMGFGCNVPAIMATRTIEDEKDRILTILINPLVSCSARLPIYALFAGALFPEYQGVVIISMYALGVVLALITALLFRKLVFKTSPSYLIVELPPYHIPHLNVVLKNTWERVYDFLRKAGTIIVFGVILVWVLSVYGPSGYLGDGVFENPQLIANSWVAVIGKTLVPLFSPMGWDWRACSALVFGIIAKEVVVGSLAMLYGAGEENLSSIIAHAFSPVSAYAFMAFSLIYLPCIATLAVIKQEIGWKWALFAVVYEMTLAYIVALIISIVGNLLF; encoded by the coding sequence ATGAAAAGCTATGAAATAGCTTTAATTGGTAACCCAAATGTCGGTAAATCTACCATATTTAACGCTTTAACTGGAGAAAATGTGTATATTGGAAATTGGGCTGGGGTAACTGTAGAGAAAAAAGAGGGAGAATTTGAATATAACGGAGAGAAATTTAAAGTTGTTGATTTACCTGGAGTTTATAGCTTAACAGCCAATTCTATTGATGAAATTATTGCGAGGGATTACATAATAAATGAAAAACCTGACTTAGTTGTTAATATTGTTGATGCCACCGCCTTAGAGAGGAATTTATACCTAACTTTACAATTAATGGAGATGGGGGCTAATTTATTGTTAGCTTTAAATAAAATGGATTTAGCTAAGAGTTTAGGAATAGAGATTGATGTAGATAAATTAGAGAAGATTTTAGGAGTTAAAGTTGTTCCATTATCTGCAGTTAAAAAGATAGGTATTGAAGATTTAAAAAAAGCCATATCTACAGCAGTAAAAGATAAAAAGATAGCTGAAATCAAATACCCAAACTTTGAACCTTACATTAAAAAAATAACCTCTATTTTACAGAAAGATGATAATTTAAAGAATTACAATCTGAGATATTTAGCTATAAAGCTCCTTGAGAATGATAAATATGTAGAGGAGATTGTAAAAAATAGCAAAGTTTGGAATGAGTTAAAACCAGTGTTAGATAATATTATAAAAGAGTTGTCAAAAAAATATGGAGAGGCAGAATTGGGAATAGTTGAAGAGAGATATAAGGTTATTGATAAAATTGTTAAAGAAGTCGTTAAAAGGAGGGCTGGAAAATTAACAACTACTGAAATGCTCGATGATGTTTTAACAGATGAAAAAGTAGGAACTTTACTGATAATTCCATTTTTATGGATGTTATTTAAATTTACATTCGATGTTTCAAAGCCATTTTCAGCTATGATAGAATATTTCTTTGGATTTTTGTCAGAGATTATAAAATCATCTATATCCAATAAATTTATTGCATCATTGTTGGCTGATGGAGTTATCTCTGGTGTTGGGGCAGTATTAGTGTTTTTCCCAATATTGGCATTTTTGTTCTTTGCCATATCCTTCTTAGAGGACAGTGGATACATGGCAAGGATTCCATTTATAACAGATAGGATAATGAATAAATTTGGTTTGCCTGGAAAGGCAGTTATTCCATTAGTTATGGGTTTTGGATGCAATGTTCCAGCGATAATGGCTACAAGAACAATAGAAGATGAGAAAGATAGGATTTTAACCATATTAATAAATCCTTTAGTGTCATGTTCTGCACGACTGCCAATCTACGCACTATTTGCTGGGGCTTTATTTCCAGAATATCAAGGGGTTGTGATTATAAGCATGTATGCCCTTGGAGTTGTTTTGGCTTTAATTACAGCACTTCTATTTAGAAAGTTGGTTTTTAAAACATCTCCTTCATACTTAATTGTTGAACTTCCTCCTTATCATATTCCACATCTAAATGTAGTTCTAAAAAATACTTGGGAGAGAGTATATGACTTTTTAAGAAAAGCGGGGACAATTATTGTATTTGGAGTTATATTAGTTTGGGTTTTGTCAGTTTATGGGCCTTCAGGATATTTAGGAGATGGAGTATTTGAAAATCCTCAGTTAATAGCCAATTCATGGGTTGCAGTTATTGGAAAAACTTTAGTTCCATTATTTTCTCCAATGGGTTGGGATTGGAGAGCTTGTTCAGCTTTGGTGTTTGGGATTATAGCTAAAGAGGTTGTTGTTGGAAGCTTGGCAATGTTGTATGGAGCTGGAGAGGAAAATCTCTCATCCATTATTGCCCATGCATTCTCTCCAGTATCTGCCTATGCGTTTATGGCATTCTCTTTAATTTATCTTCCGTGCATAGCAACATTGGCAGTTATAAAACAAGAGATTGGATGGAAATGGGCGTTGTTTGCGGTAGTTTATGAAATGACATTAGCTTATATTGTAGCTTTAATAATCTCTATTGTTGGAAATCTATTGTTTTAG
- a CDS encoding metal-dependent transcriptional regulator: protein MSQSVEDYLERIYLFIRENNRPIKTTELAKLLNIKPSAVTNMAKKLHRLGYVNYEPYIGITLTEKGIEEAKKILDKHKTIKIFLVEFLGLDEKTASEEACKLEHALSDEILERLKIFMKKFKDKI, encoded by the coding sequence ATGTCCCAGAGTGTTGAAGATTACTTAGAGAGGATTTATCTATTTATAAGAGAAAATAACAGGCCAATAAAAACGACTGAACTGGCTAAGTTGTTGAATATAAAGCCATCTGCTGTTACAAACATGGCAAAAAAATTGCATAGATTGGGTTATGTTAATTATGAGCCATACATTGGGATAACATTAACTGAAAAAGGAATTGAAGAGGCTAAAAAGATATTGGACAAACATAAAACAATTAAAATATTTTTGGTGGAGTTCTTGGGATTAGATGAAAAAACTGCATCTGAAGAGGCGTGTAAGTTGGAGCATGCATTATCAGATGAAATATTAGAAAGATTAAAAATTTTCATGAAAAAATTTAAAGATAAAATTTAA
- a CDS encoding heat shock protein HSP16.5, whose product MFGRDPFDSLFERMFKEFFATPMTGTTMIQSSMGIQISGKGFMPISIIEGDDHIKVIAWLPGVNKEDIILNAVGDTLEIRAKRSPLMITESERIIYSEIPEEEEIYRTIKLPANVKEENASAKFENGVLSVILPKAESSIKKGINIE is encoded by the coding sequence ATGTTCGGAAGAGACCCATTTGATTCATTGTTTGAAAGAATGTTTAAAGAGTTTTTTGCAACACCAATGACAGGAACCACAATGATTCAAAGCTCAATGGGAATTCAAATATCTGGAAAAGGATTTATGCCAATCTCAATTATTGAAGGAGATGACCATATAAAAGTTATCGCATGGTTGCCAGGAGTTAATAAGGAAGATATAATCTTAAACGCAGTTGGAGATACCTTAGAAATTAGAGCTAAGAGAAGCCCATTAATGATAACTGAGAGTGAAAGAATTATCTATTCAGAAATTCCAGAAGAAGAGGAAATATATAGAACAATAAAGCTCCCTGCTAATGTTAAAGAAGAGAACGCATCAGCTAAATTTGAGAACGGAGTTTTATCAGTAATTTTACCAAAGGCAGAATCCTCAATTAAGAAAGGAATCAACATTGAATAA
- a CDS encoding winged helix-turn-helix domain-containing protein, translating into MRIPLPLSNNKNRNRRYKRSQFEVIFEILHTIKEGEQIKTRIMYAANLDWRNFSKYINFLMDNGFIKKNNKEKFELTELGKKLYSSLYELFEIMNSKP; encoded by the coding sequence ATGAGAATTCCCCTTCCGCTCTCAAATAATAAAAATAGGAATAGAAGGTATAAAAGGTCTCAGTTTGAAGTGATTTTTGAAATTCTGCATACTATTAAGGAAGGAGAGCAAATAAAAACAAGAATTATGTATGCTGCAAACTTAGATTGGAGAAATTTTTCCAAATACATCAATTTTTTAATGGATAATGGATTTATTAAGAAAAATAATAAAGAGAAATTTGAACTTACGGAACTTGGAAAAAAGCTGTATTCGTCGTTATATGAATTATTTGAAATCATGAATTCTAAACCTTGA
- a CDS encoding METTL5 family protein gives MIKKKHLEMILDSLKRHPSPKVDLEQYTIDGKLASDILFFAVNDFYNNVVIDLGCGTGRLAIGSKLLGAKRAIGIDIDRESIEAAKENAKKLNVDVDFYCMDVRDVDDEFLNKVLGEDRDLKRVVIQNPPFGAQKKHADRLFLDKALEIGDVIYTIHNYPTKDFVMKYVEDKGGKITHIYEAFFRIPAIYEFHKKRAVDVPVVVFRIEK, from the coding sequence ATGATAAAGAAAAAGCATTTAGAAATGATATTGGACTCTTTAAAAAGACATCCAAGCCCAAAAGTTGATTTAGAGCAATACACAATAGATGGAAAATTGGCATCTGACATATTATTTTTTGCTGTAAATGATTTTTATAACAATGTTGTTATCGATTTAGGTTGCGGAACTGGAAGATTAGCTATAGGTAGCAAACTTTTAGGGGCTAAAAGGGCTATTGGTATAGATATCGATAGGGAGAGCATTGAGGCAGCGAAAGAAAACGCTAAAAAGCTAAATGTTGATGTTGATTTTTATTGCATGGATGTTAGGGATGTTGATGATGAGTTTTTAAATAAAGTGCTTGGAGAGGATAGAGATTTAAAGAGAGTTGTTATTCAAAATCCTCCATTTGGAGCTCAGAAAAAACACGCTGATAGGTTGTTTTTGGATAAAGCTTTGGAAATTGGGGATGTAATTTACACTATTCATAATTATCCAACTAAAGATTTTGTTATGAAGTATGTTGAAGATAAAGGAGGTAAAATAACCCATATCTATGAGGCGTTTTTTAGAATTCCTGCAATATATGAGTTTCATAAAAAAAGGGCTGTAGATGTCCCAGTAGTTGTTTTTAGAATAGAGAAATAA
- the hemC gene encoding hydroxymethylbilane synthase: MITIGTRGSKLALYQANKVAELLKNLGYDVKIKIIKTTGDRVLDKKLSDIGIGVFTKELDLAMLNNEIDIAVHSLKDIPTIWNENLMVGAVLERDSYYDLLIWNKDVDFDENSKIVIGTSSLRRRAFLKFLYPNAKFELLRGNVDTRLRKLKENLYDAIVLSEAGIIRLGINLDDFNYKRLNILPAPAQGIIAVACKRDDEEMKDILKEINHEKTYLESLCERAALNEFGGGCSVPFGALAVYDEKNEILKLDAGVVINDELKSASGEIKCKIDEIDKAIELGKKIGMKLKN; the protein is encoded by the coding sequence ATGATTACTATAGGAACAAGAGGTAGTAAGTTAGCTCTGTATCAGGCAAATAAAGTGGCTGAACTATTAAAAAATCTCGGTTATGATGTCAAAATAAAGATAATCAAAACTACTGGAGATAGGGTTTTAGATAAAAAGCTTTCAGATATTGGTATTGGAGTTTTTACAAAAGAGTTGGATTTGGCTATGCTTAATAATGAAATTGATATAGCAGTGCATAGCTTAAAAGACATCCCAACTATTTGGAACGAAAATTTGATGGTTGGAGCTGTTTTGGAAAGAGACAGCTATTATGATTTGTTGATATGGAATAAAGATGTAGATTTTGATGAAAATAGCAAAATAGTTATAGGTACTTCAAGTTTAAGGAGGAGGGCTTTTTTAAAATTCCTTTATCCAAATGCAAAATTTGAGTTGTTGAGAGGGAATGTAGATACAAGATTAAGAAAATTAAAAGAAAATCTTTATGACGCCATTGTTTTATCTGAAGCTGGAATAATAAGATTGGGAATTAATTTAGATGATTTTAACTATAAAAGGTTAAACATTCTTCCAGCCCCAGCTCAGGGAATTATTGCCGTTGCTTGCAAAAGAGATGACGAGGAGATGAAGGATATCTTAAAAGAAATTAATCATGAAAAAACTTACTTAGAGAGTTTATGTGAAAGAGCTGCATTAAATGAATTTGGAGGAGGTTGTAGTGTCCCATTTGGAGCTTTGGCTGTTTATGACGAAAAAAATGAAATATTAAAATTAGATGCGGGTGTTGTCATCAACGATGAGCTAAAAAGTGCTTCTGGAGAGATTAAATGTAAAATAGACGAGATTGATAAAGCCATTGAATTAGGAAAAAAGATTGGTATGAAGTTAAAAAATTAA
- a CDS encoding tetratricopeptide repeat protein — protein MDENIKKAEYYYKKGVEIGNKGDVEKALEYFNKAIELNPFYRDAWFNKALALRILGRYDEARECFFRGLAVEKYLACKKQNINDEK, from the coding sequence ATGGATGAGAATATTAAAAAGGCAGAGTATTATTATAAAAAAGGAGTTGAAATTGGAAATAAAGGAGATGTAGAAAAGGCTTTAGAATATTTTAACAAAGCAATAGAATTAAATCCATTTTATAGAGATGCTTGGTTTAATAAAGCTTTGGCTTTGAGAATTTTGGGAAGATATGATGAAGCGAGAGAATGCTTTTTTAGAGGTTTAGCGGTTGAAAAATACCTAGCATGTAAAAAACAAAATATTAATGATGAAAAATAA
- the tmk gene encoding dTMP kinase: MFIVFEGIDGSGKTTQSKLLAEKLNAFWTYEPSDSEIGRFIREILSGNVKVDNKTLALLFAADRVEHTKLIKEELKKRAVVCDRYLYSSIAYQSVAGVDENFIKSINRYALEPDIVFLLVVDIETALKRVKTKDIFEKKDFLEKVQNKYLELAEEYNFIVIDTTKKSVKVVHEEILNYLKSLKIM, encoded by the coding sequence ATGTTTATTGTGTTTGAGGGCATAGATGGGAGTGGAAAAACTACTCAGTCAAAACTTTTAGCTGAAAAGCTGAATGCATTTTGGACTTATGAGCCATCAGATAGTGAGATAGGTAGATTTATAAGAGAAATTTTATCTGGAAACGTTAAAGTTGATAATAAAACCTTAGCTTTATTATTTGCAGCTGATAGAGTGGAGCACACCAAATTAATAAAAGAAGAGCTGAAAAAAAGGGCTGTGGTTTGTGATAGGTATCTATACTCTTCAATCGCATACCAAAGCGTTGCAGGGGTTGATGAGAATTTTATAAAATCAATAAATAGGTACGCTTTAGAGCCAGATATTGTTTTTTTATTAGTTGTTGATATTGAGACAGCATTAAAGAGAGTTAAAACAAAAGACATATTTGAAAAAAAAGATTTTTTGGAAAAAGTGCAGAATAAGTATTTAGAGTTGGCTGAAGAATATAATTTTATAGTTATTGACACGACAAAAAAGTCAGTAAAGGTAGTTCATGAAGAGATTTTAAACTATTTAAAGAGTTTAAAAATAATGTAA
- a CDS encoding cation:proton antiporter (subunit G of antiporter complex involved in resistance to high concentrations of Na+, K+, Li+ and/or alkali), with protein sequence MIMEQFIEIVKDILVFIASFGILLASYRLWIEKDRKNIIYARIHILGVIDCACFLIFIALGETLLAFVYLILAPFLAHAIAHAAYNDKLPE encoded by the coding sequence ATGATTATGGAACAATTTATTGAGATTGTTAAGGACATTCTTGTTTTTATTGCCTCATTTGGTATTTTGTTGGCTTCTTATAGGTTATGGATAGAGAAAGATAGAAAAAACATCATTTATGCAAGAATCCATATCTTAGGAGTTATTGACTGTGCATGCTTTTTAATTTTTATAGCCTTAGGGGAGACACTATTGGCTTTTGTTTATCTAATTTTAGCTCCATTTTTGGCTCATGCAATAGCTCACGCTGCGTATAATGATAAGCTGCCTGAATAA